A stretch of the Streptomyces sp. NBC_00078 genome encodes the following:
- a CDS encoding FMN-binding protein, giving the protein MRKSHPIRRVVLAGAATVSGVVLLLSLKPASDPNAGAAAGAAPQQTAAAQESPQGGAAATGNGTVDGNVVQTQYGNVQVRLTVSNGKITKADAVQAPKGGTSDQKTALSVPRLTQETVAAQSAQIDSVSGATYTSTGYKQSLQSAIDRMKASAGSSQGSGTSQGSGSSQGSGGGAAQARTVTGKVVQTQYGAVQVRITVSNGKITKADAVQAPRGGTSDQKTALSVPRLNQEAVAAGSANIDSVSGATYTSTGYKQSLQSALDQAGG; this is encoded by the coding sequence ATGAGGAAGAGTCACCCCATCCGGCGTGTCGTGCTGGCCGGCGCCGCCACCGTGTCGGGCGTCGTACTGCTGCTGTCGCTGAAACCGGCGTCCGACCCGAACGCCGGGGCCGCCGCGGGCGCCGCCCCCCAGCAGACCGCGGCCGCACAGGAGTCGCCCCAGGGCGGCGCCGCGGCGACCGGAAACGGCACGGTCGACGGCAACGTCGTCCAGACCCAGTACGGCAACGTCCAGGTACGACTGACCGTCAGCAACGGCAAGATCACCAAGGCCGACGCGGTGCAGGCGCCCAAGGGCGGCACCAGCGACCAGAAGACCGCCCTGTCCGTCCCCAGGCTGACCCAGGAGACGGTCGCCGCTCAGAGCGCGCAGATCGACTCGGTGTCCGGGGCGACGTACACGAGCACCGGCTACAAGCAGTCGCTCCAGTCGGCGATCGACCGGATGAAGGCGAGCGCGGGCTCTTCCCAGGGCTCCGGAACGTCGCAGGGCAGCGGCTCCTCGCAGGGCTCCGGTGGTGGTGCCGCCCAGGCCAGGACCGTGACCGGCAAGGTCGTCCAGACCCAGTACGGGGCCGTCCAGGTCCGGATCACCGTCAGCAACGGCAAGATCACCAAGGCCGACGCGGTGCAGGCGCCCAGGGGCGGCACCAGCGACCAGAAGACCGCCCTGTCCGTCCCCAGGCTCAACCAGGAGGCGGTGGCGGCCGGCAGCGCGAACATCGACTCGGTGTCCGGGGCGACGTACACGAGCACCGGCTACAAGCAGTCGCTCCAGTCGGCACTGGACCAGGCCGGTGGTTGA
- a CDS encoding FMN-binding protein — protein MHALKKNRPLRRIVLASAATVCGTVLLLSLKPHSTPAVAVAVPAPSGSAGAVAPTGTKTVTGNTVQTRWGPVQVRITLKNGKLTEVAAVTYPTDNPRDQEINSFALPRLRSEALQAQSASIDTVSGATYTSDGYRQSLQSALDSASG, from the coding sequence GTGCATGCCCTGAAGAAGAACCGTCCGCTGCGCCGCATCGTGCTGGCAAGCGCCGCCACGGTCTGCGGGACGGTGCTGCTGCTGTCGCTGAAGCCGCACTCCACGCCCGCCGTCGCGGTGGCGGTGCCCGCGCCGTCCGGCAGTGCGGGCGCCGTTGCTCCCACCGGCACGAAGACCGTCACCGGCAACACGGTCCAGACCCGCTGGGGCCCCGTCCAGGTCCGGATCACCCTCAAGAACGGCAAGCTCACCGAGGTCGCCGCCGTCACCTACCCGACGGACAACCCGCGGGACCAGGAGATCAACAGCTTCGCCCTCCCCCGGCTGCGCAGCGAAGCTCTGCAGGCCCAGAGCGCGTCCATCGACACCGTCTCGGGAGCCACGTACACAAGTGACGGTTACCGCCAGTCACTCCAGTCCGCGCTGGACTCGGCGAGCGGCTGA
- a CDS encoding FAD:protein FMN transferase, translating to MGTVFSFDVRGGDPGAVRAALEKAIAGLHRVNEVFSTYRDDSQVSRLARGELTVEECDPEVAEVLGLGAEAERVSDGWFSVHYEGRLDPTGIVKGWAAERAARQLAATPGVSGVSMNGGGDVQLLGTPEPHRPWRVGVADPLRPGGLAAVVSAAGAHELAVATSGTAERGTHIVDPRTGRSAVTDLVAVTVVAPELTWADCWATAAFAMGSGQGLRWLESLPDVEALLITAGDEVRCTGGLAARLG from the coding sequence ATGGGGACCGTCTTCTCCTTCGATGTCCGCGGCGGGGACCCCGGTGCGGTGCGGGCGGCGCTGGAGAAGGCGATCGCCGGGCTGCACCGGGTGAACGAGGTGTTCAGCACCTACCGCGACGACAGCCAGGTCTCCCGGCTGGCGCGGGGCGAACTGACCGTCGAGGAGTGCGATCCCGAGGTCGCCGAGGTGCTCGGACTGGGCGCCGAGGCGGAGCGGGTGAGCGACGGCTGGTTCAGCGTGCACTACGAAGGGCGGCTGGACCCGACCGGGATCGTCAAGGGCTGGGCCGCCGAGCGGGCGGCGCGGCAGCTCGCGGCGACCCCCGGGGTGAGCGGTGTGAGCATGAACGGCGGCGGGGACGTCCAGCTGCTCGGGACGCCCGAGCCGCACCGGCCCTGGCGGGTCGGAGTGGCCGACCCGCTGCGCCCGGGGGGTCTCGCGGCGGTCGTCTCCGCGGCGGGTGCGCACGAGCTGGCGGTGGCCACGTCCGGCACCGCCGAGCGGGGCACCCATATCGTCGACCCGCGCACGGGCCGGTCCGCGGTGACCGACCTGGTGGCGGTGACGGTGGTGGCACCCGAGCTGACCTGGGCGGACTGCTGGGCCACGGCGGCCTTCGCGATGGGGTCGGGGCAGGGGCTGCGCTGGCTGGAGTCCCTGCCGGACGTGGAGGCGCTGCTGATCACGGCGGGCGACGAGGTGAGGTGTACGGGGGGCCTGGCCGCTCGACTCGGATGA
- a CDS encoding ferredoxin reductase family protein, which translates to MTTVYERRAAPPVAPAARRSPAGGVLALLWAGAAAVVALWWADTASVVGAAGWLTGAGRIAGLLCGYACAVLVGLMARVPLLERRVGSDRVARWHAMAGRYTVCLLLAHIVLILFGYAAQDRALLWHETVTVVLDYPDMLKATFGALLLFAAGITSVRAARRRLSHEFWYYVHLLTYVAVFLAFFHQLSLGNDFNGNSAATAAWYALYVGVALLVLSFRVLAPVRLNLRHRLRVESVHNEAPGVYSVVVRGRRLDELGARAGQFFRWRFLGEGMGWTSTPYSLSAPPRQDLMRITVKALGDHSAAVSLLRPGTRVWAEGPYGSLTQDRQTAQKSLLIAGGVGITPLRALFETLPGEVTLLYRARTAEDLALGGELEAIARWRGARVLYALNGADGRRPSLTARSLCATVPDLAAHDVYLCGPPGFARDLYEALRTAGVPDRRIHHESFEL; encoded by the coding sequence ATGACCACCGTGTACGAGCGGCGGGCGGCACCGCCCGTGGCGCCGGCCGCGCGGCGCTCCCCCGCGGGCGGCGTTCTCGCACTGCTGTGGGCGGGAGCGGCGGCCGTGGTCGCCCTGTGGTGGGCGGACACCGCCTCCGTGGTCGGAGCGGCGGGCTGGCTGACCGGGGCCGGGCGGATCGCCGGGCTGCTGTGCGGGTACGCCTGCGCGGTGCTCGTCGGGCTGATGGCGCGGGTGCCGCTGCTGGAGCGGCGGGTCGGCTCGGACCGGGTGGCCCGCTGGCACGCCATGGCCGGCCGCTACACGGTCTGTCTGCTGCTCGCGCACATCGTGCTGATCCTGTTCGGGTACGCCGCCCAGGACCGCGCCTTGCTGTGGCACGAGACGGTCACGGTGGTCCTGGACTATCCGGACATGCTGAAGGCCACCTTCGGCGCGCTGCTCCTGTTCGCGGCCGGCATCACCTCGGTCCGTGCCGCGCGACGACGGCTGAGCCACGAGTTCTGGTACTACGTCCACCTGCTCACCTACGTCGCCGTCTTCCTCGCCTTCTTCCACCAGCTGTCCCTGGGCAACGACTTCAACGGCAACTCCGCGGCCACGGCCGCCTGGTACGCGCTGTATGTGGGCGTCGCCCTCCTGGTCCTGTCGTTCCGGGTCCTGGCGCCGGTGCGGCTGAACCTGCGGCACCGGCTGCGGGTGGAGTCGGTGCACAACGAGGCGCCGGGCGTGTACTCGGTCGTCGTGCGGGGCCGGCGACTGGACGAACTGGGCGCGCGGGCGGGGCAGTTCTTCCGCTGGCGGTTCCTCGGCGAGGGCATGGGCTGGACGTCGACGCCGTACTCGCTGTCGGCGCCGCCGCGCCAGGACCTGATGCGGATCACCGTCAAGGCACTCGGTGACCACAGTGCGGCGGTCTCCTTGCTGCGGCCGGGGACACGGGTGTGGGCGGAGGGTCCCTACGGGTCGCTGACCCAGGACCGGCAGACCGCACAGAAGTCGCTGCTGATCGCGGGCGGCGTCGGCATCACACCGCTCCGGGCCCTGTTCGAGACCCTGCCCGGCGAGGTCACCCTCCTCTACCGGGCTCGTACGGCGGAAGACCTCGCCCTGGGCGGGGAGTTGGAGGCGATCGCGCGGTGGCGCGGCGCACGGGTGCTGTACGCGCTCAACGGGGCGGACGGACGGCGTCCGAGCCTCACCGCCCGGTCGCTGTGCGCGACGGTCCCCGACCTCGCCGCGCACGACGTATACCTGTGCGGCCCGCCCGGCTTCGCCCGCGATCTGTACGAGGCGCTGCGCACGGCCGGTGTGCCGGACCGCCGTATCCACCACGAGTCGTTCGAGCTGTGA
- a CDS encoding arginine repressor: MSHAQDDAQHAGPAVPQTRTARHRRIVDILNRQPVRSQSQLAKLLADDGLSVTQATLSRDLDELNAVKIRNNDGDLIYAVPSEGGFRTPRAPLGESAKEERMRRLSQELLISAEASANLVVLRTPPGAAQFLASAIDQAELHDILGTIAGDDTLMLISRDPTGGQALAEHMLRLAQNGH; encoded by the coding sequence ATGAGTCACGCGCAGGACGACGCACAGCACGCCGGGCCTGCCGTGCCGCAGACCCGCACCGCACGCCACCGCCGGATCGTTGACATCCTCAACCGGCAACCGGTGCGCTCCCAGAGCCAGTTGGCGAAGCTCCTCGCCGACGACGGGCTGAGCGTCACGCAGGCGACGCTCTCCCGGGACCTGGACGAGCTGAACGCGGTGAAGATCCGCAACAACGACGGCGACCTCATCTACGCGGTACCGAGCGAGGGCGGCTTCCGCACCCCGCGCGCGCCGCTGGGCGAGTCGGCCAAGGAGGAGCGGATGCGGCGGCTGTCCCAGGAGCTGCTGATCTCCGCGGAGGCCTCGGCGAACCTGGTGGTCCTGCGGACGCCTCCCGGGGCCGCGCAGTTCCTGGCGTCGGCCATCGACCAGGCCGAGCTGCACGACATCCTCGGCACGATCGCGGGCGACGACACCCTGATGCTGATCAGCCGGGACCCGACGGGCGGACAGGCGCTCGCGGAGCACATGCTGCGGCTGGCGCAGAACGGCCACTGA
- a CDS encoding ferredoxin reductase family protein, translated as MTTTLAGGRAARRQTMRRIRPRRSPATVLLLAVWAGAVGVLWLWWHNTPSIADQNGKILNAGRITGLLAGYLMALVVLQMARMPALERRVGSDRVARWHAMSGRYTLCLVLAHVFLIMWGYALQAGKSLGDIVQQTIDSVNQLPDMGKAAIGTGLFVLIGLTSIGPVRRRIPYDTWYHVHLLTYAAVFLTFWHQITTGNDFAVEPTAKTFWYALYGSVTALVVWYRVLVPIRLNMRHRMRVEAVIEETPGIVSVLIGGRKLHRMGAEAGQFFRWRFLAPGMRFSSHPYSLSAAPRPDMLRITVKAIGDHSARLRDLTPGTRVWAEGPYGAMTAQRRSRGKVLLVAGGVGITPMRALFETLPGAAGDITLLYRANTTQDLALWDELAAIADDRGARLMYAVNSPDGERPDISAERLQQKLPDIEKHDVFMCGPAGFAQTVYEALRGAGVPARRIHHESFEM; from the coding sequence GTGACGACCACGCTCGCAGGCGGCCGCGCCGCCCGCCGCCAGACGATGCGCCGCATCCGCCCGCGCCGCTCCCCGGCGACCGTCCTGCTCCTCGCCGTGTGGGCGGGCGCGGTCGGCGTGCTGTGGCTGTGGTGGCACAACACGCCGTCCATCGCCGACCAGAACGGCAAGATCCTCAACGCGGGCCGCATCACCGGGCTGCTGGCGGGCTATCTGATGGCACTGGTCGTGCTGCAGATGGCCCGGATGCCCGCGCTGGAGCGGCGCGTCGGCTCCGACCGGGTGGCGCGCTGGCACGCGATGAGCGGCCGCTACACCCTCTGCCTGGTCCTCGCGCACGTCTTCCTCATCATGTGGGGCTACGCGCTGCAGGCCGGCAAGTCGCTCGGTGACATCGTCCAGCAGACGATCGACTCGGTGAACCAGCTGCCGGACATGGGCAAGGCTGCCATCGGCACCGGTCTGTTCGTGCTCATCGGCCTGACGTCGATCGGTCCGGTGCGCCGCAGGATCCCGTACGACACCTGGTACCACGTCCATCTGCTGACCTACGCGGCCGTGTTCCTGACGTTCTGGCACCAGATCACCACCGGCAACGACTTCGCCGTCGAGCCGACCGCGAAGACCTTCTGGTACGCGCTGTACGGGTCGGTCACCGCGCTGGTGGTCTGGTACCGCGTCCTCGTCCCGATCCGGCTCAACATGCGGCACCGTATGCGCGTCGAGGCGGTCATCGAGGAGACGCCTGGCATCGTGTCGGTGCTCATCGGCGGGCGGAAGCTGCACCGGATGGGCGCGGAGGCGGGGCAGTTCTTCCGCTGGCGGTTCCTGGCGCCGGGCATGCGGTTCAGCTCCCACCCGTACTCGCTGTCGGCGGCGCCCCGCCCCGACATGCTGCGGATCACCGTGAAGGCGATCGGCGACCACAGCGCCCGGCTGCGCGACCTCACACCGGGCACCAGGGTGTGGGCCGAGGGCCCGTACGGCGCGATGACCGCGCAGCGACGCAGCCGCGGCAAGGTGCTGCTGGTCGCGGGCGGCGTCGGCATCACGCCGATGCGGGCGCTGTTCGAGACGCTGCCCGGCGCGGCGGGCGACATCACGCTCCTCTACCGGGCCAACACCACCCAGGACCTGGCCCTGTGGGACGAGCTCGCGGCGATCGCGGACGACCGCGGCGCCCGGCTGATGTACGCCGTCAACAGTCCGGACGGGGAGCGCCCCGACATCTCGGCGGAGCGGCTGCAGCAGAAGCTGCCGGACATCGAGAAGCACGACGTGTTCATGTGCGGGCCGGCCGGCTTCGCGCAGACCGTGTACGAAGCACTGCGCGGTGCGGGAGTGCCCGCCCGCCGCATCCATCACGAGTCGTTCGAGATGTGA
- the argJ gene encoding bifunctional glutamate N-acetyltransferase/amino-acid acetyltransferase ArgJ, with protein sequence MSVTAAKGFRAAGIAAGIKENGNPDLALVVNDGPRRAAAGVFTSNRVKAAPVLWSEQVLKGGQVSAVVLNSGGANACTGPKGFQDTHATAEKAAEVLGRGAIEVAVCSTGLIGVLLPMDKLLPGVETVAGQLSEHGGEKAAIAIKTTDSVHKTSVVSRDGWTVGGMAKGAGMLAPGLATMLVVLTTDAALDDGVLDRALRAATRTTFDRVDSDGCMSTNDTVLLLASGASEVTPEYEEFAEAVRQVCDDLGQQLIRDAEGASKDIKVEVVGAATEDDAVEVGRSIARNNLLKCALHGEDPNWGRVLSAIGTTQAAFEPDRLNVAINGVWVCKNGGVGEDRDKVDMRYREVHIVADLAAGSETATIWTNDLTADYVHENSAYSS encoded by the coding sequence GTGAGCGTCACGGCAGCCAAGGGATTCCGGGCTGCGGGCATCGCCGCCGGAATCAAGGAGAACGGCAACCCGGACCTGGCCCTCGTGGTCAACGACGGTCCGCGCCGCGCCGCCGCGGGCGTCTTCACCTCCAACCGTGTGAAGGCCGCACCCGTGCTGTGGTCCGAGCAGGTACTCAAGGGCGGGCAGGTGTCCGCCGTCGTCCTCAACTCCGGTGGCGCCAACGCCTGTACGGGTCCGAAGGGCTTCCAGGACACGCACGCGACGGCGGAGAAGGCCGCCGAGGTCCTCGGCCGCGGCGCCATCGAGGTCGCCGTCTGCTCGACCGGCCTCATCGGCGTCCTGCTCCCGATGGACAAGCTGCTCCCGGGAGTCGAGACGGTTGCCGGGCAGCTGTCCGAGCACGGCGGTGAGAAGGCCGCCATCGCCATCAAGACCACCGACAGCGTCCACAAGACGTCCGTCGTGAGCAGGGACGGCTGGACGGTCGGAGGTATGGCGAAGGGCGCCGGCATGCTCGCGCCCGGTCTCGCCACCATGCTCGTCGTCCTCACCACCGACGCCGCCCTCGACGACGGTGTACTGGACAGGGCGCTCCGGGCGGCGACGCGCACCACCTTCGACCGCGTCGACTCCGACGGCTGCATGTCCACCAACGACACCGTGCTGCTGCTCGCCTCCGGAGCCTCCGAAGTCACCCCGGAATACGAGGAGTTCGCCGAGGCCGTACGTCAGGTCTGCGACGACCTCGGACAGCAGCTGATCCGCGACGCCGAGGGCGCCAGCAAGGACATCAAGGTCGAGGTGGTGGGCGCCGCGACCGAGGACGACGCCGTCGAGGTGGGCCGCTCCATCGCACGCAACAACCTCCTCAAGTGCGCCCTTCACGGCGAGGACCCCAACTGGGGGCGTGTCCTCTCGGCGATCGGCACGACGCAGGCCGCCTTCGAGCCCGACCGGTTGAACGTCGCCATCAACGGCGTGTGGGTCTGCAAGAACGGAGGCGTCGGCGAGGACCGCGACAAGGTCGACATGCGCTACCGCGAGGTGCACATCGTCGCCGACCTCGCCGCCGGGTCCGAGACCGCCACCATCTGGACCAACGACCTCACCGCCGACTACGTCCACGAGAACAGCGCGTACTCCTCATGA
- a CDS encoding acetylornithine transaminase, translated as MTAHQEYAQRWQGALMNNYGTPLLPLVRGAGTKVWDADGKEYLDFVGGIAVNALGHAHPAIVEAVSTQIGTLGHISNFFMAEPTVTLAERLLQLFGRDGRVFFCNSGAEANEAAFKIGRLTGRSHVVATEGAFHGRTMGALAMTGQQGKREPFLPLPGEVTHVPFGDAQALAAAVTDETALVILEPIQGELGVVTPPPGYLKAARAITAATGALLVLDEVQTGIGRTGHWFEYQAHEGVLPDVVTLAKGLGGGLPLGATVTFGRAAELLQPGHHGTTFGGNPVACAAGLAVLDTIENEGLLDNVKRQSERLRDGIESLGHPSIAHVRGAGLLLGIVLTEPLAPKARQTAQEAGFLVNAPAPDVVRLMPPLNLGDDEVDAFLRALPGVLDLAHGDGSGE; from the coding sequence ATGACCGCCCATCAGGAGTACGCGCAGCGATGGCAGGGCGCGCTGATGAACAACTACGGCACCCCGCTGCTTCCCCTCGTGCGCGGCGCGGGCACCAAGGTGTGGGACGCCGACGGCAAGGAGTACCTCGACTTCGTCGGCGGTATCGCGGTCAACGCGCTCGGCCACGCCCACCCGGCGATCGTCGAGGCCGTCAGCACGCAGATCGGCACCCTGGGCCACATCTCCAACTTCTTCATGGCCGAGCCGACCGTGACGCTCGCAGAGCGGCTGCTCCAGCTCTTCGGCCGGGACGGCAGGGTCTTCTTCTGCAACTCGGGCGCCGAGGCCAATGAGGCCGCCTTCAAGATCGGCCGGCTGACCGGGCGGTCCCATGTCGTCGCCACCGAGGGCGCCTTCCACGGGCGCACCATGGGCGCCCTCGCCATGACCGGCCAGCAGGGCAAGCGTGAGCCGTTCCTGCCGCTGCCCGGCGAGGTCACGCACGTGCCGTTCGGCGACGCGCAGGCCCTCGCCGCCGCGGTCACCGACGAGACCGCGCTCGTCATCCTGGAGCCGATCCAGGGCGAGCTCGGCGTCGTCACCCCGCCGCCCGGCTACCTCAAGGCCGCCCGCGCGATCACCGCCGCCACCGGGGCGCTGCTGGTCCTGGACGAGGTGCAGACCGGAATCGGCCGTACAGGGCACTGGTTCGAGTACCAGGCCCACGAGGGCGTGCTGCCCGACGTCGTCACCCTCGCCAAGGGCCTCGGCGGCGGGCTGCCGCTCGGCGCCACGGTCACCTTCGGCCGGGCCGCCGAACTGCTGCAGCCCGGACACCACGGCACCACGTTCGGCGGCAACCCGGTCGCCTGCGCCGCCGGCCTCGCCGTCCTCGACACCATCGAGAACGAGGGGTTGCTGGACAACGTCAAGCGGCAGAGCGAGAGGTTGCGGGACGGAATCGAGTCACTCGGCCATCCGTCGATCGCTCATGTCCGGGGCGCGGGCCTCCTCCTGGGTATCGTGCTCACCGAGCCGCTCGCGCCCAAGGCGCGCCAGACGGCTCAGGAGGCCGGATTCCTGGTGAACGCGCCCGCGCCCGACGTCGTACGGCTGATGCCGCCGCTGAATCTCGGCGACGACGAGGTGGACGCGTTCCTCCGGGCACTCCCCGGCGTCCTGGACCTTGCACACGGGGACGGATCCGGAGAATGA
- the argB gene encoding acetylglutamate kinase, which produces MSNVTRKHTALPKAQILIEALPWLVRHNGKTVVIKFGGNAMIDEDLKAAFAQDVVFLHHAGLKPVVVHGGGPQISAALDQHGIVSEFKAGLRVTTEDAMDVVRMVLAGRVQRELVGLLNQHGPLAVGLTGEDAHTITATKHQPEIDGELVDIGRVGEITEIDTGAIEALLADGRIPVVSSIARSQDDGHVYNVNADTAAAALAAALGAETLMVLTDVEGLYEDWPHSDEVISRLTASQLEKLLPDLSAGMVPKMEGCLHAVRGGVTTARVIDGRVQHSILLEIFTDEGIGTMVVPDEQQGDAV; this is translated from the coding sequence ATGAGCAACGTGACCCGCAAACACACCGCGCTGCCCAAGGCCCAGATCCTCATCGAGGCGCTGCCCTGGCTGGTCAGGCACAACGGCAAGACGGTCGTCATCAAGTTCGGCGGCAACGCCATGATCGACGAGGACCTGAAGGCCGCCTTCGCCCAGGACGTCGTGTTCCTGCACCACGCCGGCCTCAAGCCGGTCGTCGTGCACGGCGGCGGCCCTCAGATCAGCGCGGCCCTCGACCAGCACGGCATCGTCAGCGAGTTCAAGGCCGGCCTGCGCGTCACCACCGAGGACGCCATGGACGTCGTACGGATGGTGCTGGCGGGCCGGGTCCAGCGCGAGCTGGTCGGACTGCTCAACCAGCACGGCCCGCTCGCCGTCGGGTTGACGGGCGAGGACGCGCACACCATCACCGCCACCAAGCACCAGCCCGAGATCGACGGCGAGTTGGTCGACATCGGGCGGGTGGGCGAGATCACCGAAATCGACACGGGCGCGATCGAGGCACTGCTCGCCGACGGCCGTATCCCGGTCGTCTCGTCGATCGCCCGAAGCCAGGACGACGGACATGTCTACAACGTCAATGCTGATACGGCGGCTGCGGCACTTGCTGCTGCGCTGGGCGCCGAAACCCTCATGGTCCTCACGGACGTCGAGGGCCTCTACGAGGACTGGCCGCACAGCGACGAGGTGATCAGCCGCCTCACGGCTTCCCAACTGGAGAAGCTGCTGCCGGACTTGAGCGCCGGCATGGTGCCGAAGATGGAGGGCTGCCTGCACGCGGTCCGCGGGGGCGTCACCACCGCCCGCGTCATCGACGGCCGGGTCCAGCACTCGATCCTGCTGGAGATCTTCACCGACGAGGGCATCGGCACGATGGTCGTGCCCGACGAGCAACAGGGGGATGCCGTATGA